The DNA window CAGCTGCCAGTCCTTTGATTCCGGATCGAGCAGATAGGCCTGACGATACGCGTTCTCCGCGGCGAGCGGCTGCTTCTTCAAAAGGTAGGCGTATCCCAGAAGCCCGAACACCCGGGGATTCCCCTCACCCAGCGAAACCGCCTCCTGGAAATGGCGCATCGCCTTGTCGAACTCTTCCTTCGACACATACAGGTAGCCGAGATTGACGTGGGCCCGACGGAACTTCGGGAAGCGACGGATCGCCTCGAGAAACGCCCGCCGCGCTTCCTCGGTTCGCTCGGCGGAGAAGTAGAGGTTGCCCAGAACGAAGACCATCGCGGGGCTGATCTCTCCGGGTTTTTTCTCGGGATCGCTCGGCGCTTCGACCTCCTTGATGAACCTTACCAACTCCTGCTCCGCGGCGCTGAACTGACCCGCCTCGAAAAGTTCGCTGAGTTTGACGAGCACTCGGCTCTCTTCGGCGGACACCTTGGGCTCCACTTCCGACTGGAATCCGTAGCTTCCCACGAAGTCCTTCACGAACTGAGGATCCCGGAAGAGGTTGGAAGGCGGAATGATCTTGTCGGCGGCAACCGGCAACGCGGTCGCGAAGATCAGAATGCTGGAAAATACGGAGCGCATGATCGGGGTTACTTCACTTCGAAATTGAATGGCACGAGCGCGGTCGCCTTGACCTTCTTGCCGCCGCGCACCGCGGGTTTGAACTTCCACTTCCGCACCGCTTTGAGCGCTGCATCGTCGAGTTCGCGATTGCCGGAAGAGGTCCTGACTTTGGCGCCGCCCACCTTCCCGGAAGCGTCGACCACACAAGCCACGACCACCTTGCCGCCGATTTTCTTGGCCAGCAGCCGGCTCGGATAGATCGGTTGGGACTTGGCGAACGGCTGCGGCGGAGTGTCGATCCCTCCGGCTCCGAAGGGATCGTCGCCGCCCTTCAGCGCGAACTTGGGAATCTCGACGACGAAGGCACCGCCGGTGCCCACGGTCAGGTCGCCGAGGTCCATTCCGAGATCCAGATTCGACGGCTCTTCCAAGGGTTCTTCCGGAGGCGGTTCATCCGGTTCTTCGGGGGGCTCCTCAAGCTCGACAACGAAGTCCTCCGGCGGGTCGATCGCAATCTCCGGCGGCGGCGCGATGGGCTTGGAAAAACTGTCGGCCAGCTTCTGCGAAAGCGGGATCGCCACGAACACGGCAATCGTCGCGACCACCCCGCCGAGGATCGCGAAGATCCCGGTGAAGCGCCCTCGCGGCGGCCGATAAACATGGAGTTCCCGTTTCACCTACTTCGTCGAAATCGAGATCTTCTCCTTTTGCGCCCCGGCCAGCATCGCCTGACCGTGCACCTTCTGAACCGTGCCGTGGCTCGCATCCTCGTCGCCTTGGATGATCACCGGCATGTCCGGCGTCTCCGTCAGCAACGGCTTGATCTTTCCGATCACCCCTTGGATGCCAATGCTCTCACCACCATAGTAGACCTTGTCCTCCTTCGTCACCGCCAACAGGATCGAGTTGCTGTCGAGAGCGCTCGCGGCGGCACCGACATCCGGCTTGTTCACCTCCACTCCCGTCTCCTCAACGAAAACCGTCGAGACGATGAAGAAGATGAGCAGGATGAAAATACAGTCGATCATCGGAGACAGGTCGACATGAACCTCCTCTTCCGCTTCGTCTCCAAGTCCTCTTCCGAACATAAATCAGGATCGTTTGAATCGGGTGGTCAGAATCTGACTCTCAAGTTGGGCGAGAGCCGCCGAAATCGCGTCGCGTTTGCCCTTCACGACGAGTCCGATGAAAAGACCGGGAAGCGCGATGGTGAGACCGGTCTGGGTGGTGATCAGGGCCTCTTGCATGCCACTGGCCACCGCCTCCATGCCTCCGCCGCCCTGGGCCAGGCCGCCGAACATCGCGAGCATCCCCATCACCGTGCCAAGCAACCCGGCGAGGGGCGCGGCAGCGGTGAGCGTATTGACCACAAGCAGCCGCCGGTCGATCGCGGATACGACATTCAGCCTGACCTCCTTGAGACGTCGCTGCACGGTCTTGATCGTCAGGCGGTCGCCGTGAAGCACATAGCGGATCGCCTCGCCCATCCGCCCCTCGGCGGTCTCCGGGCTCCGGAGCCAGTCGCCCCACTTGCGCGAATCCTTCGCGTTGAGGTTGCCGCGGTTGACGTAGGCCAATGCCGCGAAGGCGGTTGCGTAGAGGATGAATGCGACGCCTCCGAGCATGTACATGATCCCTCCTCCGGTGAGGAAGATCTGGAGAGCATCGCGGAAGATCGACATGGCGGAATCAGGCGGGGTTCGGCACCAGTTCGGGATCACCGTCCTCGTCGTCTTCCGATGGCTTGGACGGCTTGGATGCCTTGAAATCCTTCTTCTCCATCTCGGTGGTTCCGTTCATCAGGGAAATCGCAACGCCCTCAACCTCGCTGAACTTGCCCTTGGCAAGACTGCGCATGAGGCCGTGCAGGACCAGCACCGGAATCGCAACCACGAGACCTTCCGCCGTGGTGATCAGGGCTTCGGAAATCCCCTGGGTGAAAGCCTTCTGGTTGCTCGAACCATAGAGCGCCATCGCCTTGAAGGTCTTGATGATACCGAGAACCGTTCCGAGCAGACCCATCAGCGGAGCGGCGGCGGCCGTCAGACCGAGGAAGGGAAGGAAACGTTCAAGCTTCGGCTTCACCGCGACCAGTTTCTCGAACAACGCCTCCTCAAGAATACGGCGTTTCTCGTAGAAGTTCGACACACCTGCCCTGGCCATCTCGCCCGCCATGCCTTTGACTTTCGCAGCCCGCTTCGCGGCCTCATCGCGTCGATCGGCAAGCAGGTCATCGATAATCTCGTTGATCACACGCCGGGACGGAACCGGGAAGCGGCTGATCTCAAGCACCTTGAAGACCGTCAGCCCGATCGCCACCAAGCCGAGCAGGAGAATCGCGTGTCCGACAATTCCTCCCTTCTCGATCGTCTCGGCGATCGTTTCCTCGGCGGCCTGGGCCTCGATCGCCTTGCCCATGCTCGCGTCGAGCGGCAGCGAACCCGATCCCGATTCAATCGCTGACGTGATGCTTCCATCCGAAACTCCGGTCAGCGCAACGACGGTGGGAAGCTCCGTGCCGGTCGACGCAAAGGTCGCCACCCCTTCGAACTTGCCGTCCTTTTCGCTCAGGTAAACGGCGGGGCCGAGCACCAGCAGCTCACCCTCGATCGACTCACTTCCGTTCCGCAGCCCCTTGCCCTCGAATCGATGACCGCCGGTCACCGCCGAGAGCCGCTCAAGGCCGATCTTCGCCGCTTCAAGGCGGCTTCCGAGCTCGGCCGCATAGTCATCGCCGGCAGCAGCCGCCTTCGCGGCCGCATCATCGAGACGGTCCTTATACAACTGGTTCTCAGCCGGATGAATGCGGGTCAGCAGCGCTCCTCCATAATTGTTCAGAACTCCGACCGCGTAGTTGAATTCCCCTTCGCGGCCCTCGATCTCGCGCAAGAGCGACTGCCGCTTCGATGTCCTGCGCTCGGCCTCGCGCTCAAGTGCTCGGAGTTCGCGATCAAGCTCGAGAGCCCGGTCATCAAGCGTGTTGATCTCTCGGAAGAACGCGGTCCGCATGGCGGTGTATTCCGCCTGCGTGTCCTTCAGTTCCTTGCGGGCCTCGGCCAGCTGTTGCTCGGCTGCGGTCTGCGCGGAAACCGTGCCGGCGATTGCCAGCGGCAGAATGAATCGGAGAACGGGTCTCATTGAAGATTGATGGGAAGTTGGATGAACTGGGCGTCGGCATCTCCGTTGAGCACCTTGACCATCTGCAGGATCGAGTCGGCAAGCTCCGGCCGGGACTCGTATTCCCAACCGGCGGCGCCCGGCTTTCCGACTAACGCGAAGTCACCGGTTTCGTTGACCGCATAGGCCGATCCCAACCCGAAGTAGACGACCTTCATGTTGAACTCCTTGCCGTCCTCGGTGCGGTGGAGCTCGTCCTTCAGGTGAACGGTCTGCTGCCATTTCTCCGCCTCGGTGAGCAGGTTGAGCACATTGTTCAGCCGCTTCGTCAATCCTCCCTCCGCTTTCTCCCCGGTGAGTGACGCATCACTCTTCACCTGGGCCATCAATTCCTTGACCCGCGGATCCTCGGCAAGCGGCTTGGGAAACGAAGACAACCTCGCGACCACTCCCTGCTCCAGCTTTCGCACTTCGTCCGCCAGCACATCTCGGGACTTCAGATAGGCATCCCGCTTCTTGATCTCATCGAGCGACTCCTTGTCCGCTCCTTCCTTTTCAACCTTGGCGGCTTCAACCCGCTCGGTGAGCTCGGAGATCTCGCTTTCCAAGGCGTCCCGCTGGTCTTCCAGCAGGACCCGGTCGCGCTCCCAAGAGTCTTCTTCGGTCTGGATCTCCCGCATTGTTTCGATCCACTCGCGGACGGAATCCTTGAGCTGCTCGGTCTTCGGGACTTCCTCCTCCTGAGCGGGGCAAACCCCCACAACCAACGGGAAAAGGACTGCTAAAATCGGTGAAATGCGCATGACTGGCGAAGCGGCGAAATAGAACGTCGTGGGCCCGCATTTGCCGATGGCCCCAATGTGACGGTTTCGTCAATTCAGGGGCTCGGTGTACAAAAAACCGCCCGGACCAAGAGGCCCGGGCGGCTCGGAATTCAGATGCGATTCTCGCGGGCTTACTCGGCCGAAGGAACCTCGATGCGGTAGAACTCGGCCTCGCCGGTTCCGTTGAACGTCGCGTCCAGTGCCGGAGCAGGCGTGAAGACGCTCAGATCGTTCGAGCGGAACAGCGGGATGCTGAGGGTCACCGGATTGCCGGCACCACCGCCTTGGATCATGACCTGGTTGCCGGTCACGAGATCAAGGATGGCGTCGGTGGTGTAGATGCTGGCGAACAGGGCCGAGTCATCGACGCCCACGGTGAATCCGAGAGCCACAAGCTCCGGAGTCTGCTCGAGGGTATCGTCGACGCCGTCAGCGTCGGTGTCGTTGAGCGAACCACCCGAGTTGGCACCCGGCTTGGAAGCGGCGATCTGATCCTTGGTGACCGCGGAGAGGTAGCCCGCCTTGTAGAGGTAGGACCAGCCCCACAACCAGTTGGAATCACCGAACGCACCCCGGTAGTCGACGGTCTCGTAGAAACCGGCCGGAGCACCCGCCGGGAAGGCGGTGAGCAGCGCGCCGCGAAGCGGGCTATCCAGACCCGGGCGGGGATCGAGACCCCCGTCAGCGATGCGGCTGATGCCACCCAGCTTCAGGTCGGTGTTGATCGTGCCGTTGTTGGCGCCGGCGACATCCGTGGCGGCTCCGCCACCGATGGTAGCTTGGAGACCGGCCGCGGTGAAGTTACCCCAGGTGTTGTTCTTGAAGAACGGCTTCGGAGCTCCGGCCTGGTCGACACCGTCGTCCTGGTCGCTCAGCGCGATTCCACCTTCTCCGAGAGCGGAGTTGGCAAGGGTTCCGGCGAAGGCGTCCTTCATTTCGATGCCGTTGTTCACTCCAACACCACCGCCGATGAGCGTCGCGTTGTAGACTTGCGTCAGCGTGTAAGGCGTCGCGTTGTCAGGCGTGCCGTTGCCGCCGTCCCACTCACCGAGCTTGTCGCCCACCGAGCCGTCCGCGTTCTGGATCGCGAACCAGAACTGGTGGTAACCGCTGTGACCTTCGTCAATGTCGAACGACTCGTCCCAGCAGAACGCCACCGCGATCCGTTTGGTGTTCACCGTGCCGCCGAAGAACTCGACGCCGTCATCGCTGTTGGCGAAGACCTCGACGCACTCGATCGTCGTGCCGCTGCCGACACCGCCGAGGGTCAGACCGTTGATCTCCTTGTTGGTCGCGAACTCGTAGCCACCCCAACGGATCGACACATACTTCAGGATACCGCTGTTGTCCGCTGCGTTGTTGCCACCGTAGAGCGTCGATTGCCCGAGCCCGGTCGGGAAACCTTCGATCTCGTTCTCGCTCTGCGCCACATTCGCGTCGTAGAAGTTGATCGGAGCGTTGCCGAGAATGATCACGCCGCCCCACAGGCTTGCGTCGAATTCCGGATCAAGCGGAAGCGTCAGCGGATCGCCGCCGAGGCCGTCGCGCTCCTCAAGAGCGGTGAAGACGATCGGCTGTTCGCAGGTGCCCTCGGCCCAGATCTTGGCGCCGCGGGTAATGATCAGCGAACCGAAGGTGCCGCCGACGGTGTCTTCCGTGCCGTAGATGCAGGTGCCGGGCTCGATGGTGAGTTCGGCATTGTTCGTCACGAAGATCGGCTTCTTCAGGATATAGCACTTGTCGTTGGTCCAAGTCGTGTTGGTCGTGATGTCGGCAGTCACTTCGACATCAACGCAAACCTTGCCGAGGTAGCCGGCTTGCGAGAGGTAGGACCAGCCGTCGAGCCAATCGCTACCGGTATCGAACGCGCCGCGGTAGTCTACGGTTTCATAGAAGCCAGCGGGGGCGCCACCGGGGAAGGCAGCGAGCGAAGCGCCAAGCAGAGGACTGTCCGACTGCGGACGCGGGTCGAGACCACCGTCAGCGATGCGGCTGATGCCGCGGAACTTCGGATCGGTATTCAGTGCCGAGTTGTTGGCACCGGCGACATCCGTGGCGGCCCCGTTGCCGATGGTGGCCTGGAGGCCGGCCGCGGTGAAGTTGCCCCACGTGTTGTTGTTGAAGATCGGCTTCGGAGCTCCGGCCTGGTCGACACCGTCGTCCTGGTCGCTCAGCGCGATCCCGCCTTCGGAAAGCACCGAGTTGGCAAGGGTTCCGGCGAAGGCGTCCTTCATTTCGATGCCGTTGTTCACTCCAACGCCACCGCCGATGAGCGTCGCGTTGTAGACCTGGGTCAGAGTGTAGGGCGTCGCGTTGTCAGGCGTGCCGTTGCCGCCGTCCCACTCGCCGAG is part of the Haloferula helveola genome and encodes:
- a CDS encoding energy transducer TonB; this translates as MKRELHVYRPPRGRFTGIFAILGGVVATIAVFVAIPLSQKLADSFSKPIAPPPEIAIDPPEDFVVELEEPPEEPDEPPPEEPLEEPSNLDLGMDLGDLTVGTGGAFVVEIPKFALKGGDDPFGAGGIDTPPQPFAKSQPIYPSRLLAKKIGGKVVVACVVDASGKVGGAKVRTSSGNRELDDAALKAVRKWKFKPAVRGGKKVKATALVPFNFEVK
- a CDS encoding MotA/TolQ/ExbB proton channel family protein; this translates as MSIFRDALQIFLTGGGIMYMLGGVAFILYATAFAALAYVNRGNLNAKDSRKWGDWLRSPETAEGRMGEAIRYVLHGDRLTIKTVQRRLKEVRLNVVSAIDRRLLVVNTLTAAAPLAGLLGTVMGMLAMFGGLAQGGGGMEAVASGMQEALITTQTGLTIALPGLFIGLVVKGKRDAISAALAQLESQILTTRFKRS
- a CDS encoding biopolymer transporter ExbD codes for the protein MFGRGLGDEAEEEVHVDLSPMIDCIFILLIFFIVSTVFVEETGVEVNKPDVGAAASALDSNSILLAVTKEDKVYYGGESIGIQGVIGKIKPLLTETPDMPVIIQGDEDASHGTVQKVHGQAMLAGAQKEKISISTK
- a CDS encoding DUF3450 family protein, producing MRISPILAVLFPLVVGVCPAQEEEVPKTEQLKDSVREWIETMREIQTEEDSWERDRVLLEDQRDALESEISELTERVEAAKVEKEGADKESLDEIKKRDAYLKSRDVLADEVRKLEQGVVARLSSFPKPLAEDPRVKELMAQVKSDASLTGEKAEGGLTKRLNNVLNLLTEAEKWQQTVHLKDELHRTEDGKEFNMKVVYFGLGSAYAVNETGDFALVGKPGAAGWEYESRPELADSILQMVKVLNGDADAQFIQLPINLQ
- a CDS encoding MotA/TolQ/ExbB proton channel family protein, which codes for MRPVLRFILPLAIAGTVSAQTAAEQQLAEARKELKDTQAEYTAMRTAFFREINTLDDRALELDRELRALEREAERRTSKRQSLLREIEGREGEFNYAVGVLNNYGGALLTRIHPAENQLYKDRLDDAAAKAAAAGDDYAAELGSRLEAAKIGLERLSAVTGGHRFEGKGLRNGSESIEGELLVLGPAVYLSEKDGKFEGVATFASTGTELPTVVALTGVSDGSITSAIESGSGSLPLDASMGKAIEAQAAEETIAETIEKGGIVGHAILLLGLVAIGLTVFKVLEISRFPVPSRRVINEIIDDLLADRRDEAAKRAAKVKGMAGEMARAGVSNFYEKRRILEEALFEKLVAVKPKLERFLPFLGLTAAAAPLMGLLGTVLGIIKTFKAMALYGSSNQKAFTQGISEALITTAEGLVVAIPVLVLHGLMRSLAKGKFSEVEGVAISLMNGTTEMEKKDFKASKPSKPSEDDEDGDPELVPNPA